CCTACCGTGAGCAAAAAGTATACCCCTGACATACTAAGACCCAAAATGAATGCTGACACAATCAATTGCGTATTCATCATTTCCTCATACTCCCTTGCTTACCGAAGACAAGTTCTTGTTTCTCAAGGAATTGACAAGCTTCTGCACCAAGCTCTCGAGGAAGGGCACGATTCCTTTCTCACCACCAAGCATTATTGCGACAAGCAACAAACCTACCATTAACTCCCAATAAGATATGATCTGGCTGGCGATATCTTTCAGAGCCGTAAACAGGAACACTCCCGCAATGGGTCCAAAAAGATTCCCAGCACCCCCTAGCATAGAAATAGCGACCGGCTCAACAGCCTTACTCACATCTGAGATTCCAGCCGATACGAACCCAAGGTAAATAGCATATATTGAACCAGCAAGAGCCGTTACTGTGTTTGCGATGACAAAAGCAAACCACTTTATCCTAAAAGTGTTGTACCCCAGGAATTTGAGTTTCTCCTCGTTAATCTTTACCGCAAGACAAGTTGCTCCGAAAATTGATTGGTCCATTAAGTAGTCGAATAAAAACCATACGCTTACAGCAACTATGAAGGCAAAATTAAACACACCATCGGTTGTGCTCAGGTCAAACACTGGTGTCGCGTCCATTCGACTCAAGAACCATAAGCCATTATCGCCATGAGTGTAGTCTACCAGTACCTTTTGAAACATGAAAAAACCTATTGCGCAGAAAGCAAGATTAGAGAGAGTAAAATACGAACTGCTCAAGCGAACAAGAAGAGCTCCAATAAGGCTACTGACTACTAAGCCTACTAAAATCCCCATCAGAATGCCGATATATGGGTTAGTACCCCAGTAGTACAGGTAGAAAGCAGTGCCATACGCACCAAGCGCAAGGTAAACTGGTTGACCAAAGGAAACTAGCCCGATCCTTCCAATGAGGAAGCTGCAACCCAGAACATATATGCCCCCTATGACGACCTCCATAACAAAAGACTGAGGCAAAACAAACCTCAGCAGGTAGAGAACAAGAAAGATAACAATAATCCGCCAGATGTTCTTTCCTAATAACCCCTTCATAATCTTTTCTCCTTTCGGGAAAAACCCAGTGCTGCTTTAAAGATGGCAACTATACGAGGCGCTTCTAATGTCCTGTTCGTTGCTGATTTCAGCTACAAGCTTGCCTTCTTTCATTGTGTAAACCCGCTGTGCAACTTTGGATACAAAGGAAAGGTTTTGATCTACTACAATTAAGGCACTCCTTACGCTGAGGCCGCATATAATAGTTGCAAGATCGTTAACAACCCCAGGAGCCAATCCCTCAGTAGGTTCATCAATTAGGAGCACCTTCGGGTTACCCAGAAGGGCTCTTCCGATCATGAGCATTTGTTTTTCTCCGCCACTCAGATTAGCTCCCTTCCTATCAATCAAAGCCTTGAGCCTCGGAAAATACCCGAATACCTTGTCCCAATCACGGTCACCAGTTGCATAGCTTGCCAGTTCCAAATTTTCCCGAACCGTTAAATCCTGGAAAACTCCCTTATCCTGATGGATGTATTTCAATCCGAGGCGAGCAATTTCAAAGGGTCTTTTGCCAACTATGTTTATACCATCGTAAATGATAGAACCCCTGGTTGGCCTAAGAAAACCGGCTATACACTTGAGCAACGTAGTCTTGCCAGCGCCATTTCTTCCTACTATAGCGACCCTCTCGTTGGGTTTCAGCTGTAAACTAATGTCAAACAGTACCCTCGACTGTCCATAGGAGGCGTCAATATCATGCACTTCCAGAATAGGTTTTTCTTGCAAAACCACAGGGTTCACCCCTATCGACCTCGAAGTAACATTTACTCCTCTACTCGCCAGTAATCCCTGCGAACCCGAGGGTCATTCAGGACTTCTTCAATTTTTCCTGTAGCAATTATCTCTCCTTCGACCATCACGCAGACTCTCTCCACAAGGTCCTTAATCTTTGAAACCTTATGCTCAACAATAACTATTGTCTGCCTGTGAACGTGTTCCCGCAAAACTGACAAGACCTCGTCAATTTCCGCATCACTTAATCCCGCAAATGGCTCATCAAGCAGCAAGGTTTCAGGATTGCCTACCAGAGCCATCGCTATCTCGAGGATCCTTTTTTCGC
This Candidatus Caldatribacterium sp. DNA region includes the following protein-coding sequences:
- a CDS encoding branched-chain amino acid ABC transporter permease, with amino-acid sequence MKGLLGKNIWRIIVIFLVLYLLRFVLPQSFVMEVVIGGIYVLGCSFLIGRIGLVSFGQPVYLALGAYGTAFYLYYWGTNPYIGILMGILVGLVVSSLIGALLVRLSSSYFTLSNLAFCAIGFFMFQKVLVDYTHGDNGLWFLSRMDATPVFDLSTTDGVFNFAFIVAVSVWFLFDYLMDQSIFGATCLAVKINEEKLKFLGYNTFRIKWFAFVIANTVTALAGSIYAIYLGFVSAGISDVSKAVEPVAISMLGGAGNLFGPIAGVFLFTALKDIASQIISYWELMVGLLLVAIMLGGEKGIVPFLESLVQKLVNSLRNKNLSSVSKGV
- a CDS encoding ABC transporter ATP-binding protein; its protein translation is MVLQEKPILEVHDIDASYGQSRVLFDISLQLKPNERVAIVGRNGAGKTTLLKCIAGFLRPTRGSIIYDGINIVGKRPFEIARLGLKYIHQDKGVFQDLTVRENLELASYATGDRDWDKVFGYFPRLKALIDRKGANLSGGEKQMLMIGRALLGNPKVLLIDEPTEGLAPGVVNDLATIICGLSVRSALIVVDQNLSFVSKVAQRVYTMKEGKLVAEISNEQDIRSASYSCHL